From Methanobacterium congolense, one genomic window encodes:
- a CDS encoding zinc dependent phospholipase C family protein produces MKKFLMLPLLMVMLFQVAPASAWSVTTHYEIADEAYSSLSPSVQANLSEIAMRDGADDPDVKFRDFQNHHMPYSAIKAQYWLNNGKLNYDEGNYRYASYCFGVASHYISDSFCAPHTVNGASKVDHTIYEVEGMFLEPHATYESGDMNTLLQQGQAEGEVSWTNWNQNNSDVYIQSDLDNAASATYSLISEYAT; encoded by the coding sequence ATGAAGAAATTTTTAATGTTACCCCTTTTAATGGTCATGCTCTTCCAGGTGGCCCCTGCATCTGCATGGTCAGTTACAACCCACTACGAGATCGCTGACGAGGCCTACAGCTCACTTTCACCTTCTGTTCAGGCTAACCTGAGTGAAATTGCAATGAGGGACGGTGCAGATGATCCTGACGTGAAGTTTAGGGACTTCCAGAACCATCACATGCCCTACAGCGCCATTAAAGCACAGTACTGGTTGAACAATGGAAAGCTCAACTACGATGAGGGTAACTACCGCTACGCAAGCTACTGCTTTGGTGTGGCATCCCATTACATATCTGACAGCTTCTGCGCACCCCACACAGTTAACGGGGCATCCAAGGTTGATCATACAATCTACGAAGTGGAAGGAATGTTTCTTGAACCCCACGCAACCTACGAAAGCGGAGATATGAACACTCTGCTCCAGCAGGGTCAGGCAGAGGGTGAAGTGAGCTGGACAAACTGGAACCAAAATAATAGTGATGTTTACATCCAGAGCGACCTGGACAATGCTGCAAGTGCTACCTACTCGCTCATAAGTGAATATGCAACGTGA
- a CDS encoding tetratricopeptide repeat protein, which yields MDLSKYKKRVATKKAYRKFRREKYEESLVLYNNILETYPEHTNAWFGKALVLEAMGKLEDALKFYDKTLEQDPKYFGAWYNRGNTLVKLERFSEALKSYDAALNLDPEHFGAWYNRGNTLVKLERFSEALDSYDEALKLDPKNVEALYNRGYALAYLERFSEALDSYDEVLKRDSKYFDAWYNRGYTLAYLERFSEALDSYDEALKLDPKNAELWYNRAKTFENLDKPQEAIESYDESLRIDLNFVDAWYRRGMVMVSLGKDQEALECFDKALELNPDFKPALKAKKDISNEKS from the coding sequence TTGGACTTAAGTAAATATAAGAAAAGAGTAGCTACCAAAAAGGCTTACAGAAAATTTAGACGGGAAAAATATGAAGAATCCTTAGTTCTTTACAATAACATTTTAGAAACTTATCCAGAGCATACCAATGCATGGTTTGGTAAAGCATTGGTTTTAGAAGCAATGGGAAAACTTGAAGATGCTTTGAAGTTCTATGATAAAACCTTAGAACAGGACCCAAAGTACTTTGGGGCATGGTACAATCGGGGAAATACTCTCGTTAAGCTTGAAAGGTTTTCTGAGGCTTTGAAGAGTTATGATGCTGCCTTGAATCTGGATCCTGAGCACTTCGGGGCATGGTACAATCGGGGAAATACTCTCGTTAAGCTTGAAAGGTTTTCTGAGGCTTTGGATAGTTATGATGAGGCTTTGAAGCTGGATCCAAAGAATGTTGAAGCATTGTACAATAGGGGTTACGCCTTGGCGTATTTGGAGAGGTTTTCTGAGGCTTTGGATAGTTATGATGAGGTTTTAAAGAGGGATTCAAAGTATTTTGATGCATGGTACAATAGGGGTTACACCTTGGCGTATTTGGAGAGGTTTTCTGAGGCTTTGGATAGTTATGATGAGGCTTTGAAGCTGGATCCAAAGAATGCTGAACTATGGTACAACCGGGCTAAAACCTTTGAAAATCTTGATAAACCTCAGGAAGCCATAGAGAGTTATGATGAATCCTTAAGAATTGACCTGAACTTCGTTGATGCATGGTACCGTAGGGGTATGGTCATGGTAAGTTTAGGTAAAGATCAAGAAGCACTGGAATGTTTTGACAAGGCCCTGGAGTTGAATCCTGATTTTAAGCCGGCCTTAAAAGCTAAAAAAGATATCTCAAATGAGAAGTCATAA
- the cobM gene encoding precorrin-4 C(11)-methyltransferase, producing the protein MKGKVVFIGGGPGDPELLTVKAYNVIKTADVIIYAGSLVNREVLDCAREDALIYNSASMNLDEIIEVMREETDKGKLVARVHTGDPAIYGAIGEQMEDLRRLEIPFELIPGVSSLFATAAALETELTLPEVSQTVIITRPEGRTPKPAGESISSLAEHGATMCIFLGVHMIDEVVSDLRVHYPAKTPVAVVQKASWPDEKIVRGTLEDIAVKVMESGIEKTAMIVVGDVLGASHVTPSKLYDRTFTHEYRKGSE; encoded by the coding sequence ATGAAGGGAAAAGTTGTTTTCATAGGAGGGGGTCCTGGAGACCCTGAACTTTTAACAGTAAAAGCTTACAATGTAATTAAAACTGCAGACGTTATTATCTATGCAGGTTCCCTTGTGAACAGGGAAGTTCTGGACTGTGCAAGGGAGGATGCCCTGATCTACAACAGCGCATCCATGAACCTGGATGAGATCATAGAGGTCATGAGGGAAGAAACCGACAAGGGAAAACTCGTTGCAAGGGTTCACACTGGAGATCCTGCCATCTACGGAGCGATAGGCGAGCAGATGGAGGATCTTAGAAGACTTGAGATACCATTTGAATTGATTCCAGGGGTTAGTTCACTCTTTGCAACTGCAGCTGCCCTTGAAACTGAGCTAACACTTCCTGAGGTTTCTCAGACAGTTATAATCACAAGGCCTGAGGGTCGCACACCTAAACCTGCAGGTGAATCCATTTCAAGTCTTGCAGAGCACGGTGCAACCATGTGCATCTTCCTGGGTGTTCACATGATCGATGAGGTGGTTTCTGATCTTAGAGTCCACTATCCTGCCAAAACCCCTGTTGCAGTGGTTCAGAAGGCATCCTGGCCTGATGAGAAAATAGTGCGTGGAACACTTGAGGATATTGCAGTTAAAGTCATGGAATCTGGAATAGAAAAAACCGCAATGATCGTCGTGGGTGATGTGCTCGGTGCATCCCATGTGACCCCTTCAAAGCTCTACGACAGAACTTTCACACATGAGTACAGGAAGGGCTCAGAATAA
- a CDS encoding glycosyltransferase family 2 protein, giving the protein MKTIAIIPAYNEEIGIGSIILNVQRYVDHVLVVDDGSNDSTADIAELAGAEVIRHHQNQGKGAALKTGFSRVGGYDAVVTIDADGQHNPQEIPKLLEPIIKGEADLVNGSRYIEGGEKNTPKYRRVGQSVLDIATNMNGKLNVTDSQSGFRAFSISTIPAFRFNLSGFGIESEMLTDASNAGFRIGEVQIGVRYDTDTKRNPIKHGVGVLVRIIQDMEFNRPLYFFTVPGIILIIIGLASGLIFFGDYLGGTRATLGPTVFAALIAVMGVFIAFTGIILDTVSRLIKEALSK; this is encoded by the coding sequence AGGTACGTGGACCATGTGCTGGTTGTTGACGACGGCAGTAACGACAGCACAGCAGACATAGCAGAACTTGCAGGGGCAGAGGTAATCCGACATCATCAGAACCAGGGAAAAGGTGCAGCTTTAAAAACTGGTTTCAGTAGGGTGGGTGGCTACGATGCAGTTGTAACCATCGATGCAGATGGACAGCACAACCCCCAGGAAATACCAAAACTACTTGAACCCATAATCAAAGGTGAAGCAGACCTTGTAAACGGGAGCAGATACATAGAAGGTGGTGAAAAAAACACACCAAAATACAGGCGTGTGGGGCAGAGCGTTCTGGATATTGCAACCAATATGAACGGTAAACTCAATGTTACCGACAGTCAGAGCGGTTTCAGAGCATTTTCAATCAGCACCATACCTGCCTTCAGGTTCAATCTAAGTGGATTTGGAATTGAAAGTGAGATGCTCACAGATGCCTCAAATGCAGGCTTCAGAATAGGGGAAGTTCAGATAGGTGTTAGGTACGATACAGATACCAAAAGAAACCCTATAAAACATGGTGTCGGTGTGCTGGTCAGAATAATACAGGACATGGAATTCAACAGACCTCTTTACTTCTTCACAGTACCTGGTATCATCCTCATCATAATAGGACTTGCTTCAGGCCTTATATTCTTTGGTGATTACCTCGGAGGAACCAGGGCAACCCTGGGACCAACAGTCTTTGCAGCTTTAATCGCGGTTATGGGTGTTTTCATTGCATTCACAGGAATAATACTTGACACAGTTTCAAGATTGATAAAAGAGGCACTGAGTAAATAA
- a CDS encoding DUF166 domain-containing protein: protein MELKIYILTSGDYGARIVNSLAEQGFAANIVGLHEFPEDLPEFIDDFSTHVPENIPSCDMILALDLKGDINMVLPVVADKSGAKAVIVPIHDPSQIPSGLQREIIESAPDDVLILFPKPFCSLKPMGNPFVDAFAEHFGMPELEIQANNLIKNVKVLRGASCGSTWYVAEKLEGLPVDEAETESGNKIHNYPCLASMTADPGLGDTLLHIAGYNIKEAVKRGLGFASRSAVVVEEDCMGDADCDHNCRDVCPQVKTGTDTVTIKDNGKARIDPASCGLCEMCIRECPYAAIELVEKRINL, encoded by the coding sequence ATGGAACTGAAAATATACATACTGACCAGTGGTGATTATGGGGCCCGGATCGTTAACAGCCTTGCTGAGCAGGGTTTTGCAGCAAATATAGTGGGACTGCATGAATTTCCAGAGGATCTGCCGGAGTTCATAGATGATTTTTCAACCCACGTGCCTGAAAACATTCCCTCCTGTGACATGATCCTTGCACTTGACCTCAAAGGAGACATCAACATGGTACTGCCTGTTGTGGCAGATAAAAGTGGTGCAAAGGCTGTTATTGTCCCTATTCATGACCCATCCCAGATTCCATCTGGACTTCAAAGGGAGATAATAGAATCTGCACCTGATGATGTTTTGATACTGTTTCCCAAACCGTTCTGCAGTTTGAAGCCCATGGGAAATCCTTTTGTGGATGCCTTTGCAGAGCACTTTGGAATGCCTGAACTTGAGATACAGGCAAACAACCTCATCAAGAATGTGAAGGTTTTAAGGGGAGCATCCTGTGGTTCAACATGGTACGTTGCAGAGAAGCTGGAGGGACTTCCAGTGGATGAAGCTGAAACTGAATCAGGGAACAAAATCCACAACTACCCCTGTTTGGCTTCAATGACTGCAGATCCAGGGCTTGGTGATACCTTACTGCACATTGCAGGTTACAACATAAAGGAAGCTGTTAAAAGGGGTTTAGGATTTGCATCCAGATCAGCTGTGGTTGTGGAAGAGGACTGTATGGGGGATGCTGACTGTGATCACAACTGCAGGGATGTCTGCCCACAGGTGAAAACAGGCACAGATACTGTGACCATTAAGGACAACGGCAAGGCCCGGATTGACCCTGCTTCATGCGGCTTGTGTGAGATGTGTATAAGGGAATGTCCCTACGCTGCAATTGAACTTGTTGAAAAACGCATCAACCTTTAA
- a CDS encoding ATP-binding protein yields the protein MNYYHDEKMEKLFQVLEQPKSLEEIDLSESFIKNLILKIISSYGNIKVNQIHEITGLHVDILEKCLRAMEKQEFCAQTGGSFLFPSVEYTIKERGHEKAKKLMEENPYMGIAPVTYEEYFKIMEVQLKGRFPIHIPEQVIEDALKDVVGVEGAKKTLVEAAIGGKGFFIYGPPGTGKTFLTSKMSDLLPPLLIPKFIEFSGDVIQLYDPDFHKAREEQPDDPRWVKIYAPFVFTGSELSTEKLETNFNPNKGVYETSPIIKANGGVLLLDDLGRQKEDHNALLNRLIVPLENKKDVVYIKGAPVIVHTHFIPSFSTNLAITIVDEAHLRRAPLNIMLDPPSPDEIVTVFKKNLDAMHEDYDDDVLERFKNVYVPMVYGGEQLKPTFAHARDVAQIAQAVRIRRGEDRITKEILEEALDGHILVSLQRKYTPELFERIISQKQ from the coding sequence ATGAACTACTACCACGATGAAAAAATGGAGAAGCTCTTCCAGGTTCTGGAACAGCCAAAATCCCTTGAAGAGATAGATCTCTCGGAGTCATTCATAAAGAACCTTATTCTGAAGATCATATCAAGCTATGGAAACATTAAGGTCAATCAGATCCATGAAATAACAGGTTTACATGTGGATATCCTTGAAAAATGTTTGAGAGCAATGGAGAAACAGGAATTCTGTGCCCAGACAGGGGGAAGTTTTCTCTTCCCAAGTGTTGAGTACACCATAAAGGAGAGGGGACATGAAAAGGCCAAAAAATTGATGGAGGAAAACCCCTACATGGGTATAGCCCCTGTGACATATGAGGAGTACTTCAAGATAATGGAGGTACAGCTCAAGGGCAGGTTCCCAATCCACATCCCAGAGCAGGTGATTGAGGATGCTCTCAAGGATGTTGTTGGTGTTGAAGGTGCTAAAAAAACCCTTGTAGAAGCTGCAATTGGTGGAAAAGGATTCTTCATATATGGACCTCCAGGAACAGGTAAAACCTTCCTGACAAGTAAGATGTCGGATCTTCTACCTCCACTTCTAATTCCAAAGTTCATAGAGTTCAGTGGAGATGTTATACAGCTTTACGACCCTGATTTCCACAAGGCACGTGAGGAACAGCCTGATGATCCGCGTTGGGTTAAGATCTACGCACCATTCGTGTTCACAGGTTCCGAACTTTCAACTGAGAAACTGGAAACCAACTTCAACCCCAACAAGGGAGTCTACGAAACTTCCCCAATAATAAAGGCCAACGGTGGAGTGCTCCTCCTCGACGACCTGGGAAGGCAGAAGGAGGATCACAACGCCCTTCTGAACAGGTTGATCGTGCCCCTGGAGAACAAGAAGGACGTTGTGTATATCAAGGGTGCTCCTGTAATCGTTCACACCCACTTCATACCATCATTCTCAACCAACCTTGCCATTACCATAGTTGATGAGGCCCACCTCAGACGTGCACCATTGAACATCATGCTGGACCCACCAAGTCCAGATGAGATCGTCACGGTTTTCAAGAAGAACCTGGATGCAATGCACGAGGACTACGATGATGATGTGCTTGAGAGGTTCAAGAACGTCTACGTGCCCATGGTCTACGGTGGAGAACAGCTCAAACCAACCTTCGCACATGCAAGGGACGTGGCTCAGATAGCTCAGGCAGTTCGTATAAGGCGTGGAGAAGACAGGATAACAAAGGAAATACTGGAAGAAGCTTTGGATGGACATATTCTTGTCTCGCTTCAGCGGAAGTACACGCCTGAACTCTTCGAGAGGATCATAAGCCAAAAACAGTAA
- a CDS encoding adenylosuccinate synthetase, whose product MTCNILVGGGWGDEGKGKCITYLCSNDKPNIIARAGVGPNAGHSVEFNGEKYGLRMIPSGFVHTDARLLIGAGVLVDPEVFHYELNYLNKYHVKERTFADYRCSIIEEKHKQQDRASDYLSKNIGTTGSGCGPANSDRVMRVAKLASQIEEMEGYTADVPTEVNEAIDNGEDVFIEGSQGFGLSLYYGTYPYVTSKDTTASTAAADVGVGPTKIDEVIVVFKSYITRVGAGPFKTEITQERAEEMHIEEYGTVTGRRRRVGVFDMELAKESCMINGATQIALTCVDRLFPQCERVKEYSQLSPEVKNFVEEIQTETGVPVTIISTGPDMTDTVDLRDELL is encoded by the coding sequence ATGACATGCAACATACTTGTTGGCGGAGGATGGGGAGACGAAGGTAAGGGAAAATGCATAACCTACCTTTGTTCAAACGATAAACCGAATATCATAGCAAGAGCTGGAGTAGGCCCAAATGCAGGGCATTCAGTTGAATTTAACGGCGAAAAATATGGATTGAGGATGATACCTTCAGGATTCGTGCACACCGATGCAAGGCTTCTCATAGGTGCGGGAGTCCTGGTGGACCCTGAGGTGTTCCACTACGAACTCAACTACCTGAACAAGTACCATGTTAAGGAGAGAACCTTTGCAGACTACCGCTGCTCAATCATTGAAGAAAAACATAAACAGCAGGATCGAGCTTCAGACTACCTCTCAAAGAACATAGGAACCACAGGAAGTGGATGCGGACCTGCAAACAGTGACAGGGTTATGAGGGTTGCAAAACTCGCAAGCCAAATCGAGGAAATGGAAGGCTACACAGCAGACGTGCCAACAGAGGTCAACGAGGCCATAGACAATGGTGAAGATGTTTTCATCGAAGGGTCCCAAGGATTTGGATTATCACTTTACTACGGAACCTACCCCTACGTAACCAGTAAGGACACAACTGCAAGTACAGCAGCAGCAGATGTTGGAGTGGGCCCAACCAAGATCGATGAGGTCATAGTTGTATTCAAATCTTATATCACACGTGTGGGTGCAGGACCATTCAAAACAGAGATAACTCAGGAACGTGCAGAGGAAATGCACATAGAAGAGTACGGAACAGTCACAGGAAGAAGGAGACGTGTTGGTGTTTTTGACATGGAACTTGCCAAGGAATCATGCATGATAAATGGGGCAACCCAGATAGCATTGACATGTGTTGACAGGCTCTTCCCACAGTGCGAACGTGTCAAGGAGTACAGTCAGCTCTCACCTGAAGTTAAAAACTTCGTTGAAGAGATACAGACTGAAACTGGAGTTCCTGTAACCATAATATCCACAGGACCTGACATGACAGACACCGTTGACCTCAGAGACGAATTACTCTGA
- a CDS encoding right-handed parallel beta-helix repeat-containing protein: METKNKQITIKIPLLLLMCVVLFSFGVSAVSAAGTDNSTIYVNTQGNDSWDGLSPVYNTTSGPKKTITNATGTVATNGTVHIAQGTYNESGITINTNMTITGENQDNTIINGQQSGTPIFTIANGITANINNLTLTNNTAVFSGAIYNGGSLTVGNSTFTGNKADGNGGAIYNDGSLTVGNSTFTGNKANSGGAICNNGGSLTVGNSTFTGNTATNYGGAICNYGGSLTVGNSTFTGNTATNYGGAIYNGGGSLTVGNSTFTGNKADVSGGAICNYDNLTVVNSAFTGNKADVNGGAIYNGGSLTVGNSTFTGNTVTNYGGAIYNDGGNVTVTNSTFAGNTASNGGAIINMNGKLTVTSTIINNNNAANDGGAISNYGNLTVTNSLIKNNSAAYYGGAIENYGTLTLTKSTLTGNSAASGGAIFNAAMGTSTVTNCTLTGNTAEYYGGAIYNGGGSNVTVTNSTLTGNTASNGGAIYTYGDVRVTNCTLKNNTARNNGGAIFNDGGNVTVTNSTLSKNNATNGGAIFNSYYLTLTVTNCTLTGNSATNGGAIYNRNYQVTVVSFSSIVNNSASLGSAIYNEFGVIDVKYNWWGSNDPVWTSILYGMSNPINWLYMTINATPTTINNTQSSLVTVSFNNLYNGTTVTSFDPSTNHILDGTPVTYSSTLGTFNPATATTVNGIATTLFTAKHGGTGNLNATTDNQTVTQLFTVNPVSYLYLNTTTSKKNPTAGETFMLTYKLSNKGPDNATNVTVSFQIPSGLEFVSASVDNGTWTYNPTNRTLTWTLSNVAVGDPYLYLTVRASGTGSYAIAPTITSETFNRNTDPLTPFTINVKAQNNSNGNTVNAASTTKTIPMQTTGMPITGLVLAILAVLGGTLTPRKK, encoded by the coding sequence ATGGAAACCAAAAACAAACAAATTACGATTAAAATTCCATTGTTGTTATTAATGTGTGTGGTTTTGTTTTCTTTTGGTGTTAGTGCGGTAAGTGCAGCAGGTACAGATAATTCCACAATCTATGTTAACACACAAGGAAACGATAGTTGGGATGGATTATCGCCAGTATATAACACTACAAGCGGGCCAAAAAAGACCATAACAAATGCCACAGGCACAGTAGCAACAAACGGAACAGTTCACATAGCACAGGGAACCTACAACGAATCTGGAATAACAATAAACACTAACATGACAATCACAGGTGAAAACCAGGACAACACCATAATCAACGGACAACAAAGCGGAACCCCAATATTCACCATTGCAAATGGAATAACAGCCAACATAAACAACCTAACACTAACCAACAACACCGCAGTATTCAGTGGTGCTATCTACAATGGTGGTAGTTTGACTGTGGGTAATAGTACATTCACGGGTAATAAAGCCGATGGTAATGGTGGTGCTATCTATAATGATGGTAGTTTGACTGTGGGTAATAGTACATTCACAGGTAACAAAGCCAATAGTGGTGGTGCCATCTGCAACAATGGTGGTAGTTTGACTGTGGGTAATAGTACATTCACAGGTAACACTGCAACCAATTATGGTGGTGCCATCTGCAACTATGGTGGTAGTTTGACTGTGGGTAATAGTACATTCACAGGTAACACTGCAACCAATTATGGTGGTGCCATCTACAATGGTGGTGGTAGTTTGACTGTGGGTAATAGTACATTCACGGGTAATAAAGCCGATGTTAGTGGTGGAGCCATCTGCAACTATGATAATTTGACTGTGGTTAACAGTGCATTCACGGGTAATAAAGCCGATGTTAATGGTGGTGCTATCTACAATGGTGGTAGTTTGACTGTGGGTAATAGTACATTCACGGGCAACACTGTAACCAATTATGGTGGTGCTATCTATAATGATGGTGGTAATGTAACAGTTACAAATTCCACATTCGCAGGCAACACTGCAAGTAATGGTGGAGCAATCATTAATATGAATGGTAAATTAACAGTGACAAGCACCATAATTAACAACAACAACGCAGCCAATGATGGTGGAGCAATCAGCAATTATGGTAATTTAACAGTAACAAACTCCCTAATTAAAAACAACAGTGCAGCATATTACGGTGGAGCCATAGAAAATTATGGAACTTTAACTTTAACTAAAAGCACACTCACAGGCAACAGTGCAGCATCCGGTGGAGCAATCTTCAACGCGGCGATGGGTACTTCAACAGTTACAAACTGCACACTCACAGGCAACACTGCAGAATATTATGGTGGAGCGATCTACAATGGTGGTGGTAGTAATGTAACGGTTACAAATTCCACACTCACAGGCAACACCGCAAGTAATGGTGGAGCGATCTACACTTATGGTGATGTAAGAGTTACAAACTGCACACTTAAGAACAATACTGCAAGAAATAATGGTGGAGCAATCTTCAATGATGGTGGTAATGTAACAGTTACAAATTCCACACTTAGTAAGAACAATGCAACAAATGGTGGAGCAATCTTCAATAGTTATTATCTTACTTTAACAGTTACAAACTGCACACTCACAGGCAACAGCGCAACAAATGGTGGAGCGATCTACAATCGTAATTATCAGGTTACGGTTGTTAGTTTTAGTAGTATTGTGAATAACTCTGCAAGTCTTGGTAGTGCTATTTATAATGAGTTTGGTGTTATAGATGTTAAGTACAATTGGTGGGGTTCTAATGATCCTGTATGGACAAGCATCTTATATGGAATGTCAAATCCCATAAACTGGTTATACATGACAATAAATGCCACACCAACTACTATTAACAATACTCAAAGCAGTTTAGTCACAGTTAGCTTCAACAACCTCTATAATGGCACTACGGTTACTTCATTCGATCCTAGTACAAATCACATACTTGATGGAACACCTGTAACCTACAGCAGTACGCTGGGAACTTTCAATCCTGCAACCGCCACAACGGTTAATGGTATTGCAACAACCTTATTCACTGCAAAACACGGAGGAACAGGTAACCTCAATGCAACTACAGATAATCAAACAGTTACACAACTTTTCACTGTGAATCCAGTATCCTACCTGTATCTGAACACTACAACATCCAAAAAGAACCCAACTGCTGGTGAAACATTCATGTTAACCTACAAACTCAGTAACAAGGGGCCAGACAATGCAACCAATGTTACAGTATCTTTCCAGATACCATCTGGTTTGGAATTTGTAAGTGCGAGTGTTGATAACGGAACATGGACCTACAATCCAACCAACAGGACCCTAACATGGACTCTCAGCAACGTGGCAGTTGGAGATCCTTACTTATACCTCACAGTGAGGGCATCAGGAACTGGAAGCTACGCCATAGCACCAACGATAACCTCAGAAACATTCAACAGGAACACAGACCCACTAACACCATTTACAATCAACGTAAAAGCACAGAACAACTCTAATGGTAATACAGTGAACGCTGCATCAACAACAAAAACAATACCAATGCAAACCACAGGAATGCCAATAACAGGGCTCGTACTGGCAATTTTAGCTGTTCTTGGAGGAACATTAACGCCAAGGAAGAAATAA
- a CDS encoding transposase, which produces MKHHLNYSKEDPNYILLGKIFKIIGSRKSRTIIASKGVRNINMMILSIKIIFTPIFFNITVEFVVSELKRDKKLRKFFKINDVPSAVQVSEFLARFKPDTYIKMVNSILMQIKPLKRRGKRTFIVDATPVDLDYNIQRKHRSKEYLEKQDLKWSYSSSYGFYIGFKATVVIEHTSAMPVAILIHSGAPHDSKIFAEIMENLRKRRIIRKGDIILFDKGYYSYKNYQIGISKYKIVPLIFPKENFKIQKLDDKLTYPLQVFKDKKTEKKSKKLYNTLKNVLIQKIENWKQYKPIRGKIEDFFKLCKSGLSLKKLHKYTPESAQRTTILTVFLAGLLTTTGYNTKTSLQKLSET; this is translated from the coding sequence ATGAAGCACCACTTAAATTACAGTAAAGAAGACCCAAACTATATCTTGTTAGGTAAAATATTTAAAATTATCGGTTCCAGAAAATCCCGGACAATAATAGCCTCTAAAGGCGTTAGAAATATTAATATGATGATTTTATCAATTAAAATCATTTTTACTCCTATTTTCTTTAATATAACTGTTGAGTTTGTTGTTTCTGAGTTAAAAAGGGATAAAAAGTTGCGAAAATTCTTCAAAATCAATGATGTTCCAAGTGCTGTTCAAGTTTCAGAATTTTTGGCACGATTTAAACCCGATACGTACATTAAAATGGTAAATAGTATATTAATGCAAATTAAACCACTTAAAAGACGTGGAAAACGGACATTTATTGTTGATGCCACACCGGTGGACTTAGATTACAATATACAACGTAAACATCGTTCTAAAGAATACCTGGAAAAACAGGACCTGAAATGGAGTTATTCATCCTCTTATGGATTTTATATTGGCTTTAAAGCAACTGTTGTCATAGAACATACGTCTGCAATGCCTGTTGCTATTTTAATCCATTCTGGAGCGCCACACGATTCCAAGATATTCGCAGAGATAATGGAAAACCTCCGAAAAAGGCGAATAATTCGAAAAGGAGACATCATACTATTTGATAAAGGATATTACAGCTATAAGAACTATCAAATCGGAATTTCCAAATATAAAATCGTTCCTTTAATTTTTCCCAAAGAAAACTTCAAAATACAAAAATTAGACGACAAGTTAACCTACCCATTACAGGTATTTAAGGATAAAAAGACCGAAAAAAAGTCTAAAAAATTATACAACACGTTAAAAAATGTATTAATCCAAAAAATAGAAAATTGGAAACAATACAAACCCATACGTGGAAAAATCGAAGACTTCTTCAAATTATGCAAATCAGGACTAAGTCTGAAAAAATTACATAAATATACACCCGAATCAGCACAAAGAACAACTATACTAACTGTATTTTTAGCAGGACTACTCACAACAACAGGCTACAACACAAAAACATCCCTACAAAAGCTCTCCGAAACCTAA